Proteins co-encoded in one Alphaproteobacteria bacterium PA2 genomic window:
- the hisN gene encoding histidinol-phosphatase, whose protein sequence is MLTPQRLAVLDDLLLDLNAASAEVIAPLFRADHGLEDKGHAGWFDPVTVADKGAEAAIRKVISQRFPEHGVIGEEYGEDRPDAEFVWVLDPIDGTRAFIAGLPVWTTLIGLRHEGKPVLGSIGQPYIGEIYIGHAGGSRMVSRDGVRPLKVRACDGLKSAVIATTDPDGCFKPPELEVWKQVRAAARLARFGCDAYAYAMVAAGTLDLVLEAGLKSWDIESAIPLMEGAGGMVTDWRGAPVGQYGGQVAIAGDRRCLEAALALVGPAAH, encoded by the coding sequence ATGCTCACGCCCCAGCGCCTCGCGGTCCTTGATGACCTGCTACTCGACCTGAACGCCGCTTCGGCAGAGGTCATTGCTCCCCTGTTCCGCGCCGATCACGGCCTGGAGGACAAGGGGCATGCAGGATGGTTTGATCCGGTGACGGTCGCCGACAAGGGCGCCGAAGCCGCCATCCGCAAGGTGATCTCCCAGCGCTTTCCCGAGCATGGAGTCATTGGCGAGGAGTATGGCGAGGACAGGCCGGACGCCGAGTTCGTCTGGGTCCTCGATCCCATTGACGGCACCCGGGCCTTCATCGCCGGCCTGCCGGTCTGGACCACCCTGATCGGTCTGCGGCACGAGGGAAAACCCGTCCTTGGCTCCATTGGCCAGCCCTATATCGGCGAGATCTATATCGGCCATGCTGGCGGTTCCCGCATGGTGTCCAGAGATGGCGTCCGGCCCCTCAAGGTCCGGGCCTGCGATGGGCTGAAGTCAGCCGTCATCGCCACCACCGACCCGGACGGATGCTTCAAGCCGCCGGAACTGGAGGTCTGGAAGCAGGTGCGCGCGGCCGCTCGACTGGCGAGGTTCGGCTGCGACGCCTATGCCTACGCCATGGTGGCGGCCGGGACCCTGGACCTTGTCCTCGAAGCCGGCCTCAAGTCATGGGATATTGAAAGCGCCATCCCCTTGATGGAGGGCGCTGGCGGCATGGTGACGGACTGGCGGGGCGCGCCGGTTGGCCAGTACGGCGGCCAGGTCGCCATAGCCGGCGACCGCCGCTGCCTGGAAGCCGCCCTGGCCCTGGTCGGGCCTGCCGCCCACTAG
- a CDS encoding transcriptional regulator gives MDSTGSNIDLHLGKRLRRRRRLLGLTQQQLACACGVRFQQIQKYECGANRISAARLWQLSEALEVPVGYFYDGLSEAANRENNGETEGNGEMFARKETLDLIRAYYQLGERPRRRLLDLAKSLNGDQEAA, from the coding sequence ATGGACTCCACCGGCAGCAATATCGATCTCCACCTGGGCAAGCGCCTGCGTCGTCGTCGTCGACTCCTGGGCCTGACCCAGCAACAACTGGCCTGCGCCTGCGGCGTCCGCTTCCAGCAGATCCAGAAGTATGAGTGCGGCGCCAACCGCATTTCCGCAGCGCGGCTGTGGCAGCTCTCCGAAGCCCTCGAGGTTCCGGTCGGCTATTTCTATGACGGTCTGTCAGAAGCCGCCAACCGCGAGAACAACGGCGAGACCGAAGGCAATGGCGAAATGTTCGCCCGCAAGGAAACCCTGGATCTGATCCGCGCCTACTACCAGCTGGGCGAGCGTCCCCGCCGCCGGCTGCTGGATCTGGCCAAGTCCCTGAACGGCGACCAGGAAGCCGCCTAG
- a CDS encoding lipid A biosynthesis acyltransferase, which produces MTTAKPSLAQDLVWRLEALAYDAVTGLARLFPIDGVSDFGAWLFKGLGPLTSTHRVVMANLRIAFPDAPDAEIHRLAMESWAETGRVALEFPILDKIIADPTRVEVVNGERLAEIAREGQAVVFISGHFSSMEVMPAAIVQAGITCHITYRAMNNPHVDASFRRSRFRYGVRLFAPKGGESARELIRALGRGECAALMNDQKFNGGVAAPLFGVTCYTAPGPSSFALRYNIPLQPMSVQRTHKARFKVVVHDAIHLQNTGDRNADIAAGVGKVNAFIEDRVRARPAEWFWVHKRWPNEHYRKPRG; this is translated from the coding sequence ATGACCACGGCCAAACCATCACTGGCGCAGGACCTTGTCTGGCGGCTCGAGGCCCTGGCCTATGACGCGGTCACAGGCCTTGCGCGCCTGTTTCCGATTGATGGGGTCTCTGACTTCGGAGCTTGGCTTTTCAAGGGGTTAGGTCCGCTGACCAGCACTCACCGGGTGGTGATGGCCAACCTGCGGATCGCCTTTCCGGACGCCCCTGACGCAGAGATCCACCGCCTGGCCATGGAGAGCTGGGCCGAGACCGGTCGGGTGGCGCTGGAGTTCCCCATCCTCGACAAGATCATCGCCGATCCCACACGGGTGGAAGTGGTCAATGGGGAAAGGCTGGCCGAAATCGCCCGGGAAGGGCAGGCGGTCGTATTCATTTCCGGACACTTTTCCTCGATGGAGGTCATGCCGGCTGCCATCGTTCAGGCCGGCATCACCTGCCACATCACCTATCGCGCGATGAACAATCCCCATGTGGACGCCAGCTTCCGCCGCAGCCGCTTCCGGTATGGCGTGCGCCTGTTTGCGCCCAAGGGCGGCGAAAGCGCCCGGGAATTGATCAGGGCCCTGGGTCGGGGCGAGTGCGCGGCCCTGATGAATGACCAGAAGTTCAATGGCGGGGTCGCCGCACCACTGTTCGGCGTGACCTGCTATACGGCGCCGGGCCCCAGCAGCTTCGCCCTGCGTTACAATATCCCGCTGCAACCCATGTCGGTCCAGCGCACGCACAAGGCCAGGTTCAAGGTCGTGGTCCACGACGCCATCCACCTGCAGAATACCGGCGACCGCAATGCCGACATCGCCGCCGGGGTGGGCAAGGTGAACGCCTTTATCGAGGATCGGGTAAGGGCGCGGCCGGCCGAATGGTTCTGGGTCCACAAGCGCTGGCCCAACGAACACTACAGGAAGCCCAGGGGCTAG
- a CDS encoding peptidase M24, with translation MGLAGPARADIPLELTGRSQQGGALIGRTRPRARIFVDGVYEGQASAEGLFIVGFDRDAEPKATIRAVAPEGAAEHVSHIAPGVFDIQKISGLAEDQVNPQGEALLARIAAETARKSIGFSSRADRQDFRTGFILPLKKFRLSGRFGGQRVLNGVPKRPHYGDDMAAPAGTPIHAPAGALVAFAETGLHFEGGLTLLDHGQGLITAYLHQSKVLVKKGDVVTQGQVIGAVGKEGRATGPHLCWRMKWHGRNLDPMLMVGVKAA, from the coding sequence CTGGGCCTTGCGGGGCCGGCGCGTGCGGATATTCCCCTGGAGCTCACCGGCCGCTCGCAGCAGGGCGGCGCCCTGATCGGCCGTACACGGCCCCGGGCGAGGATTTTTGTGGATGGGGTCTATGAAGGCCAGGCGTCGGCGGAGGGGCTGTTCATTGTCGGCTTTGACCGTGACGCTGAACCGAAAGCCACAATACGCGCCGTAGCGCCCGAAGGCGCCGCCGAACATGTGTCGCACATCGCGCCGGGCGTATTCGACATCCAGAAGATCAGCGGCCTGGCTGAAGACCAGGTCAATCCCCAGGGTGAGGCCCTGCTTGCCCGGATAGCAGCTGAAACGGCGCGCAAGTCCATTGGCTTTTCCAGCCGGGCAGACCGTCAGGATTTCCGAACAGGCTTCATTCTCCCCTTGAAGAAATTCCGCCTGTCGGGACGATTTGGCGGCCAGCGCGTTCTGAACGGCGTGCCCAAGCGGCCGCACTATGGCGACGACATGGCTGCGCCAGCGGGAACGCCCATCCATGCCCCCGCAGGCGCCCTGGTGGCCTTTGCTGAAACCGGGCTGCACTTCGAAGGCGGCCTGACCCTGCTGGACCACGGACAGGGCCTGATCACGGCCTACCTGCATCAGTCGAAGGTGCTGGTGAAGAAGGGCGACGTCGTGACCCAGGGCCAGGTGATCGGCGCCGTTGGCAAGGAAGGCCGGGCGACCGGGCCCCATCTCTGCTGGCGCATGAAGTGGCATGGTCGAAATCTCGACCCCATGCTTATGGTGGGCGTGAAGGCCGCCTAG
- a CDS encoding exodeoxyribonuclease VII large subunit — MSDLPIESDSNAKAYSVSELAFALKRTLEESYGFVRLRGELSKVTFHGNGHVYLTLKDERASIDGVVWKGSVRALSVRPEQGLEVIVTGKITTFPAGSRYQIVIETMEAAGVGALLAQLERLKARLQSEGLFDSARKQALPAMPSVVGVITSPTGAVIRDILHRIRDRWPCHVIVWPVVVQGDAASAQVRAAIEGFNGLAPGGPVPRPDILIVARGGGSVEDLWAFNDEALARCVAASEIPLISAVGHETDTTLIDFVSDRRAPTPTAAAEMATPVLSELRAGISDLTGRLHRAGGRLVEDRRGRIETLGRSLARVPDQLELADQRFTLAKSRLGAALERNVAVHRTSLVRVGSRLNPAMLQRPQTVHQDRLSRLTARLQPAMTRAVDRARERLVSLSKLHLSVDPSAPLKRGFARVHRLDGGLVREGAGLSAGEAVRLVFADVDRNAIIDGAGGAEVPAPKTPPRPVKPIRPTPTPPNQGDLF; from the coding sequence ATGAGCGATCTTCCCATCGAGTCTGATTCAAACGCCAAGGCCTATTCCGTCTCGGAACTGGCTTTCGCGCTCAAACGGACTCTCGAGGAATCCTACGGCTTTGTCCGCCTGCGCGGCGAGCTGTCCAAGGTCACCTTCCACGGCAATGGTCATGTCTATCTGACCCTCAAGGACGAACGCGCCTCGATAGACGGCGTGGTGTGGAAGGGGTCCGTCCGCGCCCTTTCGGTCCGCCCTGAACAGGGCCTTGAAGTGATCGTCACCGGCAAGATCACCACCTTTCCCGCCGGATCCCGCTACCAGATCGTCATCGAGACCATGGAGGCCGCTGGGGTTGGCGCCCTGCTGGCCCAGCTGGAGCGGTTGAAGGCCCGCCTGCAGAGCGAGGGCCTGTTCGACAGCGCCCGCAAGCAGGCCCTGCCCGCCATGCCCTCTGTGGTGGGCGTCATTACAAGCCCAACGGGCGCGGTCATCCGGGACATTCTTCACCGCATCCGCGACCGCTGGCCCTGCCATGTGATTGTCTGGCCGGTTGTGGTCCAGGGAGACGCTGCATCAGCCCAGGTCCGCGCGGCGATCGAAGGTTTCAACGGCTTGGCCCCCGGCGGCCCCGTTCCCCGCCCCGACATCCTGATCGTCGCCCGGGGCGGCGGTTCGGTTGAAGATCTTTGGGCCTTTAATGACGAGGCCCTGGCCCGCTGCGTGGCGGCCTCGGAGATCCCGCTGATCTCGGCTGTCGGCCACGAGACCGACACCACCCTGATTGACTTCGTTTCAGATCGCAGGGCGCCGACTCCGACAGCCGCCGCTGAGATGGCGACGCCGGTCCTGTCAGAACTGCGGGCCGGCATTTCCGATCTCACGGGACGTCTGCACCGCGCAGGCGGGCGGCTGGTGGAAGATCGTCGGGGCCGAATCGAAACCCTGGGACGCAGTCTGGCACGAGTTCCTGACCAGCTCGAACTGGCCGACCAGCGCTTCACCCTGGCGAAGAGCCGCCTGGGTGCGGCCCTGGAGCGCAATGTCGCCGTTCACCGGACCAGTCTGGTGCGGGTCGGGTCACGCCTCAATCCCGCCATGCTCCAGCGACCGCAGACGGTTCATCAGGACCGTCTGTCCCGGCTGACTGCGCGCCTGCAACCGGCCATGACCCGGGCCGTCGACCGGGCCCGGGAGAGACTGGTCAGCCTGTCAAAGCTTCATCTGTCCGTGGACCCCAGCGCGCCACTCAAGCGCGGCTTCGCCCGGGTGCACAGGCTGGATGGCGGGCTCGTCCGGGAAGGGGCAGGCCTTTCAGCAGGCGAGGCGGTGCGTCTGGTCTTCGCTGATGTGGATCGCAACGCCATCATTGATGGCGCCGGGGGCGCTGAGGTTCCTGCGCCGAAGACGCCGCCACGGCCGGTGAAGCCCATCCGTCCAACCCCAACGCCGCCGAACCAGGGCGATCTGTTCTGA
- a CDS encoding GcrA cell cycle regulator, with protein MGWTDERVEMLKKLWQDGLSASQIAKQLGGVTRNAVIGKVHRLGLSGRAAPSKPARPVFKAPRPARPVAQPAAPRRIAEPAAMTLAPPMPAPVRYVDEAPGSATVLTLGAHMCKWPIGDPSSDGFTFCGRRQSDGPYCVEHARVAYQPAQTKKKSGANELARSLRRYI; from the coding sequence ATGGGCTGGACGGACGAACGCGTCGAAATGCTGAAAAAGCTCTGGCAGGACGGCTTGTCCGCCAGTCAGATCGCAAAACAACTGGGCGGGGTCACCCGTAACGCCGTGATCGGCAAGGTCCATCGTCTGGGCCTCTCGGGTCGCGCCGCGCCTTCCAAGCCCGCCCGCCCGGTGTTCAAGGCGCCGCGTCCGGCCCGTCCCGTGGCCCAGCCGGCCGCACCCCGTCGGATCGCCGAACCCGCCGCCATGACCCTGGCGCCGCCCATGCCTGCGCCGGTCCGTTATGTGGACGAAGCGCCGGGCTCGGCCACCGTGCTGACCCTGGGCGCCCACATGTGCAAGTGGCCGATCGGCGACCCGTCCAGCGACGGCTTCACCTTCTGCGGTCGTCGCCAGAGCGATGGTCCCTATTGCGTCGAGCACGCCCGGGTCGCTTATCAGCCCGCGCAGACCAAGAAGAAGTCGGGCGCCAACGAGTTGGCCCGCTCCCTGCGCCGCTACATCTAA
- a CDS encoding multidrug ABC transporter permease, producing the protein MTDITPAAAVIPPQPRDYHGVNWAGFRTLYRREVMRFWKVGMQTLAAPVVTSLLYMMVFVVAAQGARPPVHGVEFGTFVAPGLIMMSILNNSFANSSSSLLQAKMNGLIGDFLTPPLTPPEHVAAFALGAATRGILVGSVTWLAVAPFTHLPITHPWAVLYFGLGAATILGLLGIMAGLWSEKFDNMAVVTNFIVMPMTFLSGTFYLVERLPEPFRSASHFNPFFYLIDGFRYGFIGHAEGSLFVGVAMTAGLIVAFTSICLWMFETGYKIKS; encoded by the coding sequence ATGACCGACATCACCCCCGCCGCCGCAGTCATTCCGCCGCAACCCCGGGACTATCACGGGGTGAACTGGGCGGGCTTCCGCACCCTCTATCGGCGCGAAGTCATGCGCTTCTGGAAGGTGGGCATGCAGACCCTGGCGGCGCCTGTGGTCACCTCCCTGCTCTACATGATGGTCTTTGTGGTCGCCGCCCAGGGGGCGCGACCGCCGGTCCATGGCGTAGAATTCGGAACCTTCGTGGCGCCGGGCCTGATCATGATGTCCATACTGAATAACTCTTTCGCCAATTCGTCTTCCAGCCTGCTGCAGGCCAAGATGAATGGGCTGATCGGTGACTTCCTGACTCCGCCCCTGACCCCGCCCGAGCACGTGGCGGCCTTCGCCCTTGGCGCCGCGACCCGGGGGATACTGGTGGGCTCAGTGACCTGGTTGGCGGTGGCGCCCTTCACCCACCTGCCCATCACACATCCCTGGGCCGTGCTCTATTTCGGGCTGGGCGCCGCGACCATACTGGGTCTGCTGGGCATCATGGCCGGTCTGTGGAGCGAGAAGTTCGACAATATGGCGGTGGTCACCAACTTCATCGTCATGCCCATGACCTTTCTGTCCGGAACATTCTATCTTGTAGAGCGCCTGCCAGAGCCCTTCAGGTCGGCCAGCCACTTCAATCCGTTTTTCTATCTGATTGACGGTTTCCGCTACGGCTTCATCGGCCACGCGGAGGGCTCACTTTTTGTCGGCGTCGCCATGACCGCAGGTTTGATCGTGGCCTTCACCAGCATCTGCCTGTGGATGTTCGAGACCGGCTACAAGATAAAGTCTTGA
- a CDS encoding acetylornithine transaminase (catalyzes the formation of N-acetyl-l-glutamate 5-semialdehyde from 2-oxoglutarate and N(2)-acetyl-L-ornithine), producing MGVYSRTPLAFERGEGARLFTVDGEEYLDCMAGIAVNALGHANPKLVQAVKDQAEKLWHVSNIFTIPGQEKLAKVLTDATFADVVFFGNSGAEAVECAIKTARKYHWSKGQPERIDIIGFEGSFHGRTLAAVNASGNASYLEGFGPKMPGFIQLPYGDHEALKAAIGPTTAAIIIEPVQGEGGARALPDACMRGLRQLCDETGVLLILDEIQCGLGRTGKLFAYEWAGVEPDIMTVAKALGGGFPVGACLATAEAASGMSVGSHGSTYGGNPLAMAVGLAAMEQLNSPELLAHVNEVSGYFRQQFAGLQERFPDVVQDVRGRGMLIGLKLGTPNREFMQHARDQHLLLAGGGDNCVRLLPPLTLTLDEARDAVSRIERACEAARAAAKAA from the coding sequence ATGGGCGTGTACAGCCGCACCCCGCTGGCGTTCGAACGAGGCGAAGGCGCGCGCCTTTTCACTGTGGACGGTGAGGAATACCTCGACTGCATGGCGGGCATCGCCGTGAACGCCCTGGGGCATGCCAATCCCAAACTGGTTCAGGCCGTGAAGGACCAGGCTGAAAAGCTCTGGCACGTGTCGAACATCTTCACGATCCCCGGCCAGGAAAAGCTGGCCAAGGTGCTGACCGACGCGACCTTCGCCGACGTTGTCTTCTTCGGCAATTCCGGGGCGGAGGCCGTTGAGTGCGCCATCAAGACGGCGCGCAAGTATCACTGGTCCAAGGGTCAGCCCGAGCGCATTGACATCATCGGCTTCGAGGGCTCCTTCCACGGACGGACCCTGGCGGCGGTGAACGCCTCGGGCAATGCGTCCTACCTTGAGGGCTTCGGGCCCAAAATGCCGGGCTTCATCCAGCTGCCCTATGGCGACCATGAGGCCCTCAAGGCGGCCATTGGCCCGACCACGGCGGCGATCATCATCGAGCCTGTGCAAGGGGAAGGCGGGGCCCGCGCCCTGCCCGACGCCTGCATGCGCGGCCTGCGTCAGCTGTGCGATGAAACCGGCGTCCTGCTGATCCTCGATGAGATACAGTGCGGCCTTGGCCGGACCGGCAAGCTCTTTGCCTATGAATGGGCCGGGGTGGAGCCGGACATCATGACTGTGGCCAAGGCCCTGGGCGGCGGCTTCCCGGTCGGCGCATGTCTTGCGACTGCAGAGGCGGCGTCCGGCATGAGCGTCGGCTCCCACGGGTCGACCTATGGCGGAAACCCCCTGGCCATGGCTGTGGGGCTTGCCGCCATGGAGCAGCTGAACTCCCCGGAGCTCCTCGCCCATGTGAACGAGGTCTCGGGCTATTTCCGCCAGCAGTTCGCCGGCCTGCAGGAACGCTTCCCGGACGTTGTCCAGGATGTCCGCGGCCGCGGCATGCTGATCGGTCTGAAACTGGGCACGCCCAACCGCGAGTTCATGCAGCATGCCCGTGACCAGCACCTGCTGCTGGCCGGCGGCGGCGACAACTGCGTACGCCTTCTCCCGCCGCTTACCCTCACCCTCGACGAGGCCCGTGACGCCGTCAGCCGGATCGAGCGCGCCTGCGAAGCCGCCCGCGCCGCAGCCAAGGCCGCCTGA
- the argF gene encoding ornithine carbamoyltransferase codes for MTQPVRHFLDLWRHDGATLRAILDDAHARKAARKGWTQGRVDPDAPARDRTLAMIFEKNSTRTRFSFDAAMRQLGGDVIISTASDMQLGRGETIEDTARVLSRMVDAIMLRANHHDDVERLAYGSTVPVINGLSDKGHPCQIIADIMTFEEHRGPISGKTLAWVGDGNNVCASFIHAAPKLGFRFNIAAPALYFPDLMDLARASEQQGRVHTTHDPREAVEGADCVIADTWVSMGDVDHDQRMEALEPYQVNSGLMGLAAKDSVFLHCLPAHRGEEVTDDVIDGPQSLIWDEAENRIHAQKSILAWCFGAF; via the coding sequence ATGACCCAGCCCGTGAGACATTTCCTCGATCTCTGGCGCCATGACGGGGCGACCCTGCGCGCCATTCTGGATGACGCCCACGCCCGCAAGGCCGCCCGAAAGGGCTGGACCCAGGGCAGGGTAGATCCCGATGCGCCGGCCCGGGACCGCACCCTGGCCATGATCTTCGAGAAGAACTCCACCCGGACCCGGTTCTCCTTCGATGCGGCCATGCGCCAGCTGGGTGGAGATGTGATCATCTCCACAGCCTCGGACATGCAGTTGGGGCGTGGTGAGACCATCGAGGATACCGCCCGGGTCCTGTCGCGCATGGTCGACGCCATCATGTTGCGCGCAAACCATCACGACGATGTGGAGCGCCTCGCCTATGGCTCCACCGTTCCGGTGATCAACGGCCTGTCTGACAAGGGGCATCCCTGCCAGATCATCGCCGACATCATGACCTTCGAGGAGCACAGGGGCCCGATCAGTGGCAAGACCCTGGCCTGGGTGGGCGACGGCAACAATGTCTGCGCCAGCTTCATCCATGCTGCACCCAAGCTGGGCTTCCGGTTCAATATCGCGGCGCCGGCGCTCTACTTCCCGGACCTGATGGATCTGGCCCGCGCCAGCGAGCAGCAAGGTAGGGTTCATACGACCCATGATCCCCGGGAAGCCGTCGAAGGCGCCGACTGCGTCATCGCCGACACCTGGGTTTCCATGGGCGATGTGGATCATGACCAGCGCATGGAGGCCCTCGAGCCCTACCAGGTAAACAGCGGTCTCATGGGACTGGCGGCGAAGGACAGCGTCTTTCTCCACTGCCTGCCGGCCCACCGCGGCGAAGAGGTGACGGATGACGTCATCGACGGTCCGCAGAGCCTGATCTGGGACGAGGCGGAAAACCGTATCCACGCCCAGAAGTCGATCCTGGCTTGGTGTTTCGGCGCATTCTGA
- a CDS encoding tellurite resistance terb has protein sequence MPNRNHRYRPDFRSLLKEAWTPGDAIQFDAIIGACALVAHADGWVTVEERRKLTERFCAIEDLAIFGPDEALDAFDQLIDLFDRDAELARSDAEAAVAKLRSHPLAARRLVATACGVAAADGGFDEAERDIVLRLCKILNVPPVEFELIPTAG, from the coding sequence ATGCCAAATCGCAACCATCGCTATCGCCCCGACTTCCGCAGCCTCCTGAAAGAGGCCTGGACACCCGGAGACGCGATCCAGTTTGACGCCATCATCGGGGCCTGCGCCCTGGTGGCCCACGCAGACGGCTGGGTGACCGTGGAGGAGCGGCGCAAGCTTACCGAGCGATTCTGCGCCATTGAGGATCTGGCGATTTTCGGGCCCGATGAAGCCCTGGACGCCTTCGACCAGCTGATCGACCTGTTCGATCGCGACGCCGAACTTGCCCGCAGCGACGCCGAGGCGGCGGTGGCCAAGCTTCGCAGCCATCCGCTCGCCGCCAGACGTCTGGTCGCCACAGCCTGTGGCGTGGCGGCCGCGGACGGAGGTTTCGATGAGGCCGAGAGGGACATTGTCCTGCGTCTCTGCAAGATCCTCAACGTGCCGCCGGTGGAGTTCGAGCTCATTCCTACGGCAGGCTAG
- a CDS encoding short-chain dehydrogenase has protein sequence MASGRVAGKTALVTGGASGLGAESARRLAREGASVVLTDLAEDAGQDLADEILANGGKALFLRHDVTSEGDWESVVARTMETFGRLDILVNNAGIAITGLELMTHSLEGWRKTLAVNLDGVFLGLRYCGPAIAAGQRGGSVINLSSIMGKVASPGAAAYCASKGGVLMLTKAAALEWAPLGIRVNSIHPGFIDTPLVSGILRNAENANERREMLINRHPIGRLGVPREIADAVVFLASDESSFMTGGEMVIDGGYTAQ, from the coding sequence ATGGCGAGCGGACGGGTGGCGGGCAAGACCGCCCTGGTGACAGGCGGCGCTTCAGGGCTGGGCGCGGAGTCCGCCAGGCGATTGGCGCGGGAAGGGGCCAGTGTTGTCCTGACCGATCTGGCGGAGGACGCAGGTCAGGATCTGGCCGACGAAATCCTGGCCAATGGCGGGAAGGCCCTGTTCCTCCGTCATGACGTGACCTCGGAAGGCGACTGGGAGTCCGTCGTCGCCCGCACAATGGAGACCTTCGGCCGTCTCGACATCCTGGTGAACAATGCCGGTATAGCCATCACCGGGCTGGAATTGATGACCCACAGCCTGGAGGGCTGGCGCAAGACCCTGGCGGTCAATCTGGATGGGGTCTTCCTGGGCCTCCGCTATTGCGGACCGGCTATAGCTGCAGGCCAGAGGGGCGGTTCCGTGATCAATCTCTCCTCGATTATGGGCAAGGTCGCCAGCCCCGGTGCGGCCGCCTATTGCGCGTCCAAGGGCGGGGTCCTGATGCTGACCAAGGCCGCGGCCCTGGAATGGGCGCCCCTGGGCATCCGGGTGAATTCCATCCATCCCGGCTTCATTGATACGCCCCTGGTGTCCGGCATCCTGCGAAACGCCGAAAACGCCAATGAGCGGCGCGAAATGCTGATCAACCGTCACCCCATTGGCCGGCTGGGCGTCCCCCGGGAGATCGCCGACGCCGTGGTCTTCCTGGCCAGCGATGAGTCCAGCTTCATGACCGGCGGCGAAATGGTGATCGACGGCGGCTATACGGCCCAGTGA
- a CDS encoding alpha/beta hydrolase: MSVVREPYGFVHADNTRLKEVYGGPSGQVFVECMRIRPDDVESKSVILFSHPVGGGSFLPLVSALAHAGRHVIYCNPRYRGNDTALIMEKCVLDLGACIADLKTRFGYEKVILGGWSGGGSLSLFYQDQAERPTLKTTPAGDEVDLTAAGLIPADAVMLLAAHISRSVTMTEWLDPSILDEDRPFERDLELNIYDPACPNQPPYSDAFVARFRQAQIDRNRRITARVKAELAQIQAGPDPDAERCFVTYGTMSDVRWMDPTQDPSDRKPGTCYLGDPRIVNDGPVGLGRFSTLRSWLSQWSYDESRANGLVNGANMSCPVLVINNTADLACTPSHAQRLFDAVASQDKTLVHIEGADHYYVDRRDLLPKACTAVISWLEARGF, encoded by the coding sequence ATGAGCGTGGTGCGCGAGCCCTATGGCTTTGTACATGCCGACAACACCCGGCTGAAAGAGGTCTATGGCGGACCCTCGGGCCAGGTCTTCGTCGAGTGCATGCGCATCCGGCCCGACGACGTGGAGTCAAAGAGCGTCATCCTGTTCAGCCACCCGGTGGGCGGTGGATCCTTCCTGCCCCTGGTCTCGGCCCTGGCCCATGCGGGCCGCCATGTCATCTATTGCAACCCGCGCTATCGGGGGAATGACACCGCCCTGATCATGGAGAAGTGCGTCCTTGATCTGGGCGCCTGCATTGCCGATCTGAAGACCCGGTTTGGCTATGAGAAGGTCATATTGGGGGGCTGGTCCGGCGGCGGATCCCTGTCCCTGTTCTATCAGGATCAGGCGGAGCGCCCGACCCTGAAGACCACCCCGGCGGGGGACGAGGTCGACCTGACGGCGGCGGGTCTGATCCCCGCCGACGCGGTCATGTTGCTGGCCGCCCACATCAGCCGGTCGGTCACCATGACCGAATGGCTGGACCCGTCGATCCTGGACGAGGACCGGCCCTTCGAGCGGGACCTGGAGCTGAACATCTACGATCCCGCCTGTCCCAACCAACCCCCTTATTCCGACGCCTTTGTCGCCCGTTTCCGACAGGCCCAGATTGACCGCAACCGCCGCATCACGGCCCGGGTGAAGGCCGAGCTGGCGCAGATCCAGGCCGGGCCGGACCCGGACGCCGAGCGCTGTTTCGTGACCTATGGCACCATGTCAGACGTGCGCTGGATGGACCCGACCCAGGACCCTTCCGACCGCAAGCCCGGGACCTGCTATCTGGGCGATCCGCGGATCGTCAATGACGGGCCGGTGGGTCTGGGGCGCTTCTCGACCCTGAGGTCCTGGCTGTCCCAGTGGAGCTATGATGAGAGCCGGGCCAATGGCCTGGTCAATGGGGCGAACATGTCCTGCCCGGTCCTGGTGATCAACAATACCGCCGACCTGGCCTGCACACCCAGCCACGCCCAGCGCCTGTTCGACGCCGTCGCTTCGCAGGACAAGACCCTGGTGCACATCGAGGGGGCCGACCACTATTACGTCGACCGCCGTGACCTGCTGCCCAAGGCCTGCACGGCTGTGATCTCCTGGCTGGAAGCCCGGGGCTTCTAG